One genomic segment of candidate division KSB1 bacterium includes these proteins:
- the nagB gene encoding glucosamine-6-phosphate deaminase, with product MLVHIKENYEELSRAAAQIVAQLLRRKPDCVLGFATGSTPLGLYKELIRMHQNEGLDFSKVTTFNLDEYVGLPPEHDQSYHYFMWENLFKHVNVDRRFVHIPMGMADDIAAHCEWYEERIKKAGGIDLQILGIGANGHIAFNEPGSSLGSRTRIKTLTGTTREANARFFKKPEEVPKFAITMGVGTIMDARQLLLLASGAGKADAIAATCEGPITAACPASIVQLHRYAIVIVDKAAASKLKMIYTD from the coding sequence ATGCTGGTTCACATCAAAGAGAACTATGAAGAGCTCAGCCGCGCCGCCGCGCAAATCGTCGCGCAGTTGCTGCGCCGCAAACCGGATTGTGTGCTGGGTTTTGCCACGGGCAGCACGCCGCTGGGACTGTACAAGGAACTGATTCGCATGCACCAGAACGAAGGCCTGGACTTCTCGAAGGTCACGACTTTCAATTTGGATGAGTACGTCGGCCTGCCACCCGAGCACGACCAGAGCTATCACTACTTCATGTGGGAGAATTTGTTCAAGCACGTCAATGTCGACCGGCGCTTCGTGCACATTCCCATGGGCATGGCCGATGACATCGCGGCACATTGCGAGTGGTATGAAGAACGGATCAAAAAAGCGGGCGGTATCGATTTGCAAATCCTGGGCATCGGCGCCAACGGCCACATCGCGTTCAACGAGCCTGGCTCCTCGCTCGGCTCGCGCACCCGCATCAAAACACTCACCGGCACGACGCGCGAAGCCAATGCGCGCTTCTTCAAAAAACCGGAGGAAGTGCCCAAATTCGCGATCACGATGGGCGTGGGGACCATCATGGATGCCAGGCAGTTGCTCCTGCTCGCCAGCGGTGCGGGCAAGGCGGACGCCATTGCCGCCACCTGCGAAGGCCCCATCACTGCCGCCTGTCCCGCCTCCATCGTACAATTGCACCGCTATGCGATCGTGATCGTCGACAAGGCAGCGGCCTCGAAATTGAAAATGATCTACACGGACTGA
- a CDS encoding DUF1572 domain-containing protein gives MNDATALTRLFLEAARFHLLQQYLPWLRACLAQLPEEDIWWRPNAASNSAGNLLLHLCGNVRQWILHGIAGRPDVRVREAEFAASGPLPKAELLQQLETTLAEVDGVLQHLTAEDLPQPRRIQGFDQTVLRAVFHVVEHFSYHTGQIIYLTKLRTGVDLKFWNL, from the coding sequence ATGAACGATGCCACCGCCCTCACCCGGCTTTTCCTCGAAGCAGCCCGTTTTCACCTCCTGCAGCAATATTTGCCCTGGCTGCGCGCCTGCCTGGCACAATTGCCGGAGGAGGACATCTGGTGGCGGCCCAATGCCGCCAGCAACAGCGCGGGCAATTTGCTTCTGCATTTGTGCGGCAATGTGCGGCAATGGATTCTGCACGGCATAGCCGGCCGGCCGGATGTGCGCGTGCGCGAGGCCGAGTTTGCCGCCTCCGGCCCGCTGCCCAAAGCGGAATTGCTGCAGCAGCTCGAGACCACCCTCGCCGAAGTCGACGGTGTGCTGCAACACCTCACCGCAGAGGATTTGCCGCAGCCGCGCCGCATTCAGGGCTTCGATCAAACCGTGCTGCGCGCGGTTTTTCACGTGGTCGAACATTTTTCCTATCACACCGGCCAAATCATCTATCTGACCAAGTTGCGCACCGGTGTGGATTTGAAATTTTGGAATCTTTAG
- the fumC gene encoding class II fumarate hydratase has protein sequence MNYRIETDSLGEVQVPADRYYGAQTARSLQHFKIGTERMPRELIWAFGILKKAAALVNQELGLLPAEKAGLIVQAAEEVIAGKLDDHFPLVVWQTGSGTQTNMNVNEVISNRAIEISGGKLGSKQPIHPNDDVNKAQSSNDTFPTAMHIAAVHELHHRLLPALRRLRDTLAAKSAAFKDVIKIGRTHLMDAVPLTLGQEFSGYVRQLDQGVRRIHAVLPDLYELALGGTAVGTGLNTHPQFAEKAAAKIAELTGYPFVSAANKFEALASHDALVMASGALKTIACSLMKIANDIRWLASGPRSGIGEITIPENEPGSSIMPGKVNPTQSEAMTMVAAQVLGNDVTINLAGASGNFELNVFKPVIIYNLLQSIRLLADACASFEEHCAAGIAPNHRNLQKHLENSLMLVTALNPYIGYDNAARIAKKAHQENKTLREAALELGLLTAEQFDAYVRPEKMLGPQA, from the coding sequence ATGAATTATCGTATTGAAACCGACAGCCTGGGAGAAGTACAGGTGCCGGCCGACCGGTATTATGGCGCGCAAACCGCGCGCTCGCTGCAACACTTCAAGATCGGGACGGAGCGCATGCCGCGGGAATTGATCTGGGCCTTCGGCATTCTCAAAAAGGCGGCCGCACTGGTGAATCAGGAGCTGGGCCTGCTGCCCGCGGAAAAGGCCGGGCTGATCGTGCAGGCCGCCGAGGAAGTCATTGCCGGCAAGCTCGACGATCATTTTCCGCTGGTGGTGTGGCAAACCGGCAGCGGCACGCAGACCAACATGAATGTGAATGAAGTCATCTCGAATCGTGCCATCGAAATCAGCGGCGGCAAGCTGGGCAGCAAGCAGCCGATTCATCCCAACGATGACGTCAACAAGGCGCAATCGTCCAATGACACGTTTCCCACGGCCATGCACATTGCCGCGGTGCACGAACTGCATCACCGGCTGCTGCCCGCCCTGAGGCGGCTGCGCGACACGCTGGCCGCCAAGTCCGCGGCTTTCAAGGACGTCATCAAAATCGGCCGCACGCATTTGATGGATGCCGTGCCGCTCACCCTGGGCCAGGAGTTTTCCGGCTATGTGCGGCAGCTCGATCAGGGCGTGCGCCGGATTCACGCCGTGCTGCCGGATTTGTATGAGCTGGCGCTGGGCGGCACGGCGGTGGGCACCGGCCTGAACACCCATCCGCAATTCGCGGAGAAAGCCGCCGCCAAAATCGCGGAATTGACCGGCTACCCCTTCGTGAGTGCCGCCAACAAATTCGAAGCGCTCGCCAGCCACGATGCGCTGGTGATGGCCAGCGGCGCCTTGAAAACCATCGCCTGCTCGTTGATGAAAATTGCCAACGACATCCGCTGGCTGGCCTCCGGCCCGCGCAGCGGCATCGGCGAAATCACGATTCCCGAAAACGAGCCGGGCAGCTCGATCATGCCGGGCAAGGTCAATCCCACGCAATCGGAGGCGATGACGATGGTGGCGGCGCAGGTTTTGGGCAATGATGTGACCATCAACCTCGCCGGCGCCTCCGGCAATTTCGAGTTGAACGTTTTCAAGCCGGTGATCATTTACAATCTGCTGCAGTCCATCCGGCTGCTGGCGGATGCCTGCGCGAGCTTCGAAGAACACTGTGCCGCCGGCATTGCCCCCAACCACCGCAACCTGCAAAAACATCTGGAAAATTCCCTGATGCTGGTCACCGCGCTCAATCCTTATATCGGTTACGACAATGCCGCCAGGATTGCAAAGAAGGCACACCAGGAGAACAAAACGCTGCGCGAAGCCGCTCTCGAGCTGGGTCTGTTGACCGCCGAGCAGTTTGATGCCTACGTCCGTCCGGAAAAAATGCTGGGGCCGCAGGCCTGA
- the gatB gene encoding Asp-tRNA(Asn)/Glu-tRNA(Gln) amidotransferase subunit GatB translates to MPYEPVIGLEVHAQLLTESKLFSPASTKFGAAPNTQVTPVCAGLPGVLPVLNRKAVELAIKMGLATHCTIAPVSLFARKHYFYPDLPKGYQISQYEEPLCEHGWLEIEPEEGGGKRVRIVRIHLEEDAGKLIHAEPFVDPEETLVDLNRCGVPLIEIVSGPDLSSPREAALYLQRIRQLVRYLGICDGNMEEGSLRCDANVSVRPAGQRELGTKTEIKNMNSVRQLERALEVEIRRQIDLLTSGATVAQETRLWDAGRGQTMAMRSKEEAHDYRYFPEPDLVPLHIDAAWRQRVLASLPELPWTRCERFRAQYQLSRAHAEVLTEERELADYFEAVAAGVREVQQAANWVMGEVLRVLREQKIAITAFPLAPAALAELIRLVEQGTINNKTAKEVFEQMLSTGKSAAAIVQERGLEQVSDQAEIAQAVAAVLAAHPGEVARYRAGETRVFGFLVGQLMKATRGRLNPQLANELLRAKLLTPPT, encoded by the coding sequence ATGCCCTACGAACCTGTCATTGGCCTGGAAGTGCACGCGCAACTGCTGACGGAATCCAAGCTGTTCTCGCCCGCCAGCACCAAATTCGGCGCGGCACCCAACACCCAGGTGACGCCCGTTTGCGCCGGCCTGCCCGGCGTGCTGCCCGTGCTCAATCGCAAGGCGGTCGAGCTTGCCATCAAAATGGGGCTGGCCACCCATTGCACGATTGCGCCGGTTTCCCTGTTCGCGCGCAAGCATTATTTCTATCCCGATTTGCCCAAGGGTTATCAAATCTCACAATATGAAGAGCCGCTGTGTGAGCACGGCTGGCTGGAGATCGAGCCGGAGGAAGGCGGCGGCAAGCGTGTGCGCATCGTGCGCATTCATCTCGAGGAAGATGCCGGCAAGCTGATTCACGCCGAGCCATTCGTCGACCCCGAGGAAACGCTGGTCGATCTCAACCGCTGCGGCGTGCCTTTGATCGAGATTGTCAGCGGGCCGGATCTCTCCTCGCCACGCGAGGCCGCGCTTTACCTGCAGCGCATCCGCCAGCTCGTGCGCTATCTCGGCATTTGCGACGGCAACATGGAGGAGGGCAGCCTGCGCTGCGATGCCAACGTCTCGGTGCGGCCCGCCGGTCAGCGGGAGCTCGGCACCAAAACCGAAATCAAAAACATGAACTCCGTGCGCCAACTCGAACGCGCACTCGAGGTCGAGATTCGTCGTCAAATCGATCTTCTCACGAGTGGCGCTACCGTGGCGCAGGAGACGCGGTTGTGGGATGCCGGCCGCGGCCAGACCATGGCGATGCGCTCCAAGGAGGAGGCGCATGATTATCGTTATTTCCCCGAGCCTGATCTTGTGCCGTTGCACATCGACGCTGCCTGGCGCCAGCGGGTGCTGGCCAGCCTGCCGGAGCTGCCCTGGACGCGGTGTGAGCGGTTCCGCGCGCAGTATCAGCTCTCCCGGGCGCACGCGGAGGTGCTCACCGAGGAACGCGAGTTGGCCGATTACTTCGAGGCGGTGGCGGCCGGCGTGCGGGAGGTGCAGCAGGCCGCCAATTGGGTGATGGGTGAAGTCCTGCGCGTGCTGCGCGAGCAGAAAATCGCAATCACCGCCTTCCCGCTGGCGCCCGCGGCGCTGGCTGAACTGATTCGATTGGTGGAGCAGGGCACCATCAACAACAAGACTGCCAAGGAAGTGTTCGAGCAAATGCTTTCGACCGGCAAAAGCGCGGCGGCGATTGTACAGGAGCGGGGATTGGAACAAGTCTCCGATCAGGCTGAGATTGCACAAGCCGTGGCAGCGGTGCTGGCGGCGCATCCCGGGGAAGTTGCGCGCTATCGCGCCGGTGAAACCAGAGTCTTTGGTTTTTTGGTGGGACAATTAATGAAGGCCACGCGTGGCAGGCTGAATCCCCAGCTCGCCAACGAATTGCTGCGTGCCAAACTCCTCACGCCGCCAACCTGA
- a CDS encoding threonine synthase has product MRSFFTHLACTRCDRTFDRHERCELCGCGAPLFACYDIAAARRHWSKADLLHAPASLWRYAPMLPVLEDKHRISLGEGWTPLLPVERLAAQFGLAHLWIKDESPNPTASFKARGMSLAISRARELGVQQVAVPSAGNAGSAVAAYAAAAGMPAYVFMPKDVPAAFRHECEFYGAHLELVEGLITDCAKQVLAGKATQGWFDLSTLKEPYRVEGKKTMGYELAEQFDWQLPDVIIYPTGGGTGLIGMWKAFDELEGLGWIGARRPRMVAVQSQGCAPIIRAFEKGLDYAPEWPHAATVASGLRVPRAVGDFLMLHILRASHGTAVAVAEDAIAPATRAYSRATGIFFCPEGAAALEAARMLAAAGWIKPQERVVVFNTGSGLKYADALS; this is encoded by the coding sequence TTGCGATCTTTTTTCACCCATCTCGCCTGCACGCGTTGTGACCGAACTTTCGACCGGCACGAACGCTGCGAGTTGTGCGGGTGTGGCGCGCCGCTGTTTGCCTGCTATGACATTGCCGCCGCGCGCCGGCATTGGTCGAAAGCCGATTTGTTGCATGCACCGGCCAGTTTATGGCGTTACGCGCCCATGCTGCCGGTGTTGGAGGACAAGCACCGCATCTCCCTCGGTGAAGGCTGGACGCCGCTGCTGCCGGTGGAGAGGCTCGCCGCCCAGTTTGGTCTGGCGCATTTGTGGATCAAGGACGAATCACCGAATCCCACCGCCTCGTTCAAGGCACGCGGCATGTCTCTGGCGATTTCCCGCGCCCGGGAATTGGGGGTGCAGCAAGTCGCCGTGCCCTCCGCCGGCAATGCCGGCAGTGCCGTCGCTGCTTATGCCGCGGCCGCGGGCATGCCGGCGTATGTCTTCATGCCCAAAGACGTGCCTGCCGCCTTCCGCCACGAATGCGAATTCTATGGCGCGCATTTGGAGCTGGTCGAGGGGTTGATCACCGATTGTGCGAAGCAGGTGCTGGCGGGCAAAGCCACCCAGGGCTGGTTCGATCTCTCGACGCTGAAAGAACCCTATCGCGTGGAAGGCAAGAAGACGATGGGCTACGAACTGGCCGAGCAATTCGACTGGCAGCTTCCCGATGTGATCATTTACCCCACCGGCGGCGGCACCGGTTTGATCGGCATGTGGAAGGCCTTCGATGAGCTGGAAGGCCTGGGCTGGATCGGAGCCCGGCGTCCGCGCATGGTGGCGGTGCAGTCGCAGGGCTGCGCGCCCATCATTCGCGCATTCGAGAAAGGCCTGGATTACGCGCCGGAGTGGCCGCATGCCGCGACGGTGGCGTCAGGCCTGCGGGTGCCGCGCGCGGTGGGGGATTTTCTCATGCTGCACATTCTGCGCGCCAGCCATGGCACGGCGGTGGCCGTGGCGGAAGATGCCATTGCCCCGGCAACCCGCGCCTATTCGCGTGCCACCGGCATTTTCTTTTGCCCGGAAGGCGCCGCCGCGCTGGAGGCCGCGCGCATGCTTGCAGCCGCCGGCTGGATCAAACCACAGGAGCGGGTGGTGGTTTTCAACACCGGCTCCGGCTTGAAATATGCTGATGCCCTGTCCTGA
- a CDS encoding PEGA domain-containing protein yields MPAPSRYAFHAVTAWFATSLVALLWSAGLLGCASGRLTTDRAYARLKPKQQLPERELREQPENLLIKITNVADAGRSYRNFVVLRINGQEISPIEKLSNFTSTYTYPLRLQHGIYEVKAEYHVVGFWREQVFDIVTDEEVKVLPGQRTVLQVALDKDSRGWLRQNPARFQLRYEPLLADKKPVEEKASSGQAAVTTPRPFIIEPAPEKPDPRPIITRPAPEVIAPAPSQPVAQAPQATPAASQPAPADVVTVQINTSPAGAEVIVDDRYYGQSPLKITLTNTQNHILQISRPGYREVVKILNAAELREQPLLQLLIKMEPVEKTRE; encoded by the coding sequence ATGCCAGCCCCCAGCCGTTACGCCTTTCATGCTGTCACAGCCTGGTTCGCGACATCGCTCGTGGCGCTGCTGTGGTCTGCCGGACTGTTGGGATGTGCCAGCGGGCGCTTGACCACCGATCGCGCCTATGCCAGGCTCAAGCCCAAACAGCAACTGCCGGAACGCGAATTGCGCGAGCAGCCGGAAAATTTGCTGATCAAGATCACCAATGTCGCCGATGCCGGCAGGAGCTACCGCAACTTTGTGGTGCTGCGTATCAATGGCCAGGAAATCTCTCCCATCGAAAAACTCTCGAATTTCACTTCCACCTATACCTATCCGTTGCGGCTGCAGCACGGAATTTACGAAGTCAAAGCCGAGTATCATGTCGTGGGCTTTTGGCGTGAACAAGTGTTTGACATCGTCACGGATGAGGAAGTGAAGGTGCTGCCGGGACAGCGCACGGTTTTGCAGGTGGCGCTCGACAAAGACAGCCGCGGCTGGCTGCGCCAAAACCCGGCCCGCTTCCAACTGCGTTATGAGCCGTTGCTGGCGGACAAGAAACCCGTGGAAGAAAAGGCGTCCTCCGGGCAGGCTGCAGTCACGACACCACGGCCTTTCATCATTGAGCCCGCGCCCGAAAAGCCTGATCCCCGACCCATCATCACCCGGCCGGCACCCGAGGTGATCGCACCCGCGCCGAGCCAGCCGGTGGCACAAGCCCCGCAGGCGACACCCGCCGCTTCGCAACCGGCGCCTGCCGATGTCGTCACGGTGCAGATCAATACCAGCCCTGCGGGTGCCGAGGTGATCGTGGATGACCGCTATTATGGGCAATCGCCGCTGAAGATCACCCTGACCAACACGCAAAACCACATCCTGCAAATCTCGCGACCCGGCTACCGGGAAGTCGTGAAGATTCTCAATGCCGCGGAATTGCGGGAGCAGCCCTTGCTGCAGCTTCTGATCAAGATGGAGCCGGTCGAAAAGACCCGGGAGTAG
- a CDS encoding cytochrome c biogenesis protein, protein MIPLLQWLVGVLYAAAASHYIYTFRQAKEQAGRGLNPFAVMAVSVHLGYLVALTLRLGHLPVTSVFEALTTCAWLFGVVYLSLEWRLRERSLGMFIQPIIIVLHLFSNFGIALDRELPALLLHEIVYEIHVIVLLFAYSAFAISFIASVLYLLLSHELQKKSTGLFYRRLPSLAFFESLSNRAINIGLVFLTVGIALGLYEASKIAEYFLTWDAKFLAVGLTWLIYFWHWASRLSAGWQGRRAALVSLFGFGWLMFSFLIVSLAFTRVHSFH, encoded by the coding sequence ATGATTCCATTGTTGCAGTGGCTGGTGGGTGTTCTCTATGCGGCCGCCGCCAGCCATTACATTTACACCTTTCGCCAGGCGAAGGAACAGGCGGGCCGCGGGCTGAATCCCTTCGCGGTGATGGCCGTGAGCGTGCATTTGGGGTATCTCGTGGCGCTCACTCTGAGGCTCGGGCATTTGCCTGTCACCAGCGTGTTCGAAGCCCTCACCACCTGTGCCTGGCTGTTCGGCGTGGTCTATCTCAGTCTGGAATGGCGGCTGCGCGAGCGCTCGCTGGGCATGTTTATCCAGCCGATCATCATCGTCCTGCACCTGTTTTCGAATTTCGGCATCGCTCTCGACCGCGAGCTGCCGGCCCTGCTGCTGCATGAAATCGTTTATGAAATCCACGTCATCGTGCTGCTGTTTGCCTATTCCGCCTTTGCGATTTCCTTCATCGCCAGCGTGCTTTATCTGTTGCTGTCACACGAGCTGCAAAAGAAAAGCACCGGCCTGTTTTACCGCCGGCTGCCCTCGCTCGCCTTCTTCGAATCTCTGAGCAATCGTGCCATCAACATCGGTCTGGTGTTTTTGACGGTTGGCATCGCGCTCGGCCTCTACGAGGCCAGCAAGATCGCCGAATATTTCCTGACCTGGGATGCCAAGTTTCTCGCGGTCGGGCTGACCTGGTTGATTTACTTCTGGCATTGGGCCAGCCGCCTGTCGGCGGGATGGCAGGGCCGGCGTGCGGCGCTGGTTTCGCTTTTCGGCTTTGGCTGGTTGATGTTTTCTTTTTTGATCGTGTCGCTCGCCTTCACCCGGGTTCACAGCTTTCACTGA
- a CDS encoding sigma 54-interacting transcriptional regulator, whose protein sequence is MWLHVFYLPFSSTPAGTPDEEAPAAPELGRQLQQCGGDEWLLVRGPELLELYLACNARTAVAAAPGVKKIHAVLQPLLAGAATGPVTALQAGEAAAHFLRSALGGMPGGHVQQQHAVALRKAFATAQENGHVGVLLNRLFQRALWLSEKVRSETAWYEGTTALAPAIIEVTGKIFGTLRDRQALLIGSTAEAIATAQALQQAGLGRFCFVAADAREEMRMSRTLPAAVPVPLENGNSLPRVDLILIFSVPPSVVEGKLLSRLITQRQHATLLLADLTAELAGEALAKADNLFYFTRADLHRILERSQPDRRAIEQKVAGWIAREAEQFLAWANSDEPFHFGAMVGSSRPMQKVFELIARVARTDITILIQGESGTGKELVARAIHDESTRARQPFVVVNCGAIPENLLESELFGHVRGAFTGALRDKKGLFEEAHTGTIFLDEIGELPVALQVKLLRFLQEGEIKRVGSNHTLLLNVRVIAATNRDLEEMVEQGRFRSDLFYRLNVIRLELPPLRERPEDIPLLARHFLQKFATRLRRPARAFTSAALARLTSYDWPGNVRELENAIERAVALSLDEEIDVLELPESLRKSAGRPLAALNGRLTLEEVEKRHILETLDYCQGNYDEAARLLAIGRTTLWRKLKKYQEEMAKPAASAALSETGPG, encoded by the coding sequence ATGTGGCTGCACGTTTTTTATCTCCCCTTTTCTTCCACACCGGCTGGCACACCGGACGAGGAAGCGCCAGCCGCGCCCGAGCTTGGCCGGCAGTTGCAGCAGTGCGGTGGCGATGAATGGCTGCTGGTGCGCGGCCCGGAGTTGCTGGAGCTGTATTTGGCCTGCAATGCCCGCACCGCTGTCGCTGCGGCACCCGGCGTGAAAAAAATCCATGCCGTTCTCCAGCCTCTGCTTGCCGGTGCCGCAACCGGGCCGGTCACCGCCTTGCAGGCAGGAGAGGCGGCTGCGCATTTCCTGCGTTCCGCACTGGGAGGGATGCCCGGCGGCCATGTGCAGCAGCAACACGCGGTGGCCCTGCGCAAGGCGTTCGCAACCGCGCAGGAGAACGGCCATGTCGGGGTCCTGCTCAATCGCCTGTTTCAACGTGCGCTGTGGCTCTCCGAAAAGGTGCGCAGCGAAACCGCCTGGTATGAAGGCACAACGGCGCTGGCTCCTGCCATTATCGAAGTCACCGGCAAAATTTTTGGCACATTGCGCGATCGCCAGGCTCTGCTGATCGGCAGCACCGCCGAAGCGATTGCCACCGCGCAGGCACTGCAGCAGGCCGGTCTCGGCCGGTTCTGTTTCGTTGCGGCTGATGCCCGCGAGGAAATGCGCATGAGCAGGACCCTGCCGGCAGCCGTGCCCGTCCCGCTCGAAAACGGCAACTCTCTGCCGCGCGTCGATCTGATCCTGATTTTTTCCGTGCCCCCGTCTGTGGTGGAGGGCAAATTGCTCTCCCGGCTGATCACGCAGCGGCAGCATGCCACCCTGCTGCTCGCCGATCTCACCGCCGAGCTGGCCGGCGAGGCGCTGGCGAAAGCGGATAATCTTTTTTACTTCACGCGCGCCGATCTCCATCGGATTTTGGAGCGCAGCCAGCCCGACCGCCGCGCCATCGAGCAAAAAGTCGCCGGCTGGATTGCGCGCGAGGCGGAGCAATTCCTGGCGTGGGCCAATTCGGATGAACCGTTTCATTTCGGCGCGATGGTGGGCAGCAGCCGGCCCATGCAAAAAGTGTTTGAGCTGATCGCACGGGTGGCCCGCACCGACATCACCATTCTGATTCAGGGGGAGAGCGGCACCGGCAAGGAATTGGTGGCGCGCGCCATTCATGACGAAAGCACGCGCGCCCGCCAGCCGTTCGTCGTGGTCAACTGCGGCGCCATTCCGGAAAACCTGCTGGAGAGTGAATTGTTCGGCCACGTGCGCGGTGCCTTTACCGGCGCCCTGCGCGACAAAAAAGGCCTGTTCGAGGAGGCCCATACCGGCACCATCTTCCTGGATGAAATCGGCGAGCTGCCGGTCGCGCTGCAGGTCAAGCTTCTGCGCTTTTTGCAGGAGGGCGAGATCAAACGCGTGGGCAGCAATCACACCCTGCTGCTCAACGTGCGCGTCATTGCCGCCACCAATCGCGATTTGGAGGAGATGGTTGAGCAGGGCCGGTTCCGCAGCGATTTGTTCTATCGCCTCAACGTCATTCGTCTGGAGTTGCCGCCGCTGCGCGAACGGCCGGAGGATATACCCCTGCTGGCCCGTCATTTCCTGCAGAAATTTGCCACCCGTTTGCGCCGGCCGGCGCGCGCTTTCACCAGCGCGGCGCTCGCCCGGCTCACCAGTTATGACTGGCCGGGCAACGTGCGCGAACTCGAGAACGCCATCGAACGCGCCGTCGCGCTCTCGCTCGACGAGGAAATCGACGTGCTCGAATTGCCCGAGTCCCTGCGGAAAAGCGCGGGCCGGCCCCTCGCCGCCTTGAACGGCCGGTTGACTTTGGAGGAAGTCGAGAAACGGCACATCTTGGAAACGCTGGACTATTGTCAGGGCAACTATGATGAAGCCGCGCGTTTGCTCGCCATCGGCCGCACCACCTTGTGGCGCAAGCTGAAAAAGTATCAGGAAGAGATGGCAAAGCCGGCTGCTTCCGCCGCACTGTCTGAAACCGGGCCCGGATGA
- a CDS encoding TRAP transporter substrate-binding protein, producing the protein MKTVDRRGFLKHASSAALAGGAWLAGCRSRPETQSPAGAPAVHTRKAYEWKMVTTWPPHFPVMGEGADLIAQWIAEMSEGRLRIQVYGGGELVPPFEAFEAVWQGIAEMSHGVSYYWTGKCPAAPFFSAVPFGMNAQQMNAWLFCGGGLALWEDAYAPFNLIPMPAGNTGVQMGGWFNKEINSLADLKGLKMRIPGLGGKVIDQAGGNGLSTPGSEIYTNLERGVIDATEWVGPYHDYLLGLHKIAKYYYYPGWHEPGPVLELAVNKSAFEKLPSDLQAIIRTAAARANAWMLSEFEARNNLYLQKLIQEHHVIIKKFPDEVLASFRRLSAEVIDEIIARDAMSRKVYTSFEQFRKQVASWAEISEKVYYQLAG; encoded by the coding sequence ATGAAAACTGTCGATCGTCGCGGCTTCCTCAAGCATGCTTCCTCCGCAGCCCTGGCCGGCGGCGCCTGGCTGGCAGGCTGCCGCTCCCGGCCGGAAACACAATCACCCGCCGGCGCGCCCGCTGTGCATACCCGCAAAGCCTACGAGTGGAAAATGGTGACGACCTGGCCGCCGCATTTTCCCGTGATGGGCGAAGGCGCCGATCTCATCGCACAATGGATCGCGGAAATGTCGGAGGGCCGCCTGCGGATTCAAGTTTATGGCGGGGGCGAGCTGGTGCCGCCGTTCGAAGCGTTCGAGGCGGTTTGGCAGGGCATTGCAGAGATGAGTCATGGCGTGTCCTATTACTGGACTGGCAAATGCCCGGCGGCGCCCTTCTTCTCCGCGGTGCCGTTCGGCATGAATGCCCAGCAAATGAACGCCTGGTTGTTTTGCGGAGGCGGCCTGGCGCTCTGGGAGGATGCCTATGCGCCGTTCAACCTCATCCCCATGCCCGCCGGCAACACCGGCGTGCAAATGGGCGGCTGGTTCAACAAAGAGATCAACTCCCTCGCCGACCTCAAGGGCTTGAAGATGCGCATTCCGGGTCTGGGTGGCAAAGTGATCGACCAGGCCGGTGGCAACGGTTTGTCGACGCCGGGTTCGGAAATCTACACCAATCTCGAACGCGGCGTGATCGACGCCACGGAATGGGTGGGGCCCTACCACGATTATCTGCTCGGCCTGCACAAGATCGCCAAATACTACTACTACCCCGGCTGGCATGAGCCGGGTCCGGTGCTGGAACTGGCCGTCAACAAGTCTGCCTTTGAAAAACTGCCGTCCGATCTGCAGGCCATCATTCGCACTGCCGCGGCCCGCGCCAATGCCTGGATGCTGAGCGAATTCGAAGCCAGGAACAACCTCTATTTGCAGAAGCTCATCCAGGAGCATCATGTCATCATCAAGAAATTCCCGGACGAAGTGCTCGCCTCCTTTCGCCGCCTCTCCGCCGAGGTCATCGACGAAATCATTGCACGGGACGCGATGAGCAGGAAGGTCTACACTTCCTTCGAGCAGTTCCGCAAGCAGGTCGCCTCCTGGGCGGAGATTTCCGAGAAAGTCTATTATCAGCTTGCCGGCTGA